The genomic DNA ACTTCAATGCCTTGGAAGCGTATCCTTCGGTACGTGAAGGGCACTATCTCTCACGACCTGCAGCTTTATCGGTGGCCTACGTTGTCTCTCACTGCATACACTGATGCCGACTGGGCCAGATGTCCGTCTACACGTCGATCAACCTCTGGTTTTTGTGTCTTTCTCGGTGACAATATTATCTCATGGTCTTCCAAAAGACAGCACACTGTCTCTCGCTCCAGTGCGGAGGCCGAATACTGCAGTGTGGCTAATGCAGTTGCTGAATTGAGCTGGATACGTAATTTCTGCTTGAGATGCACATTTCGCTTCCAAAGACGTCGGTTGCGTTCTGCGACAATGTCATTGTCGTTTACCTCTCTGCGAACCCGGTGCAGCATTAGTGTACGAAACCCATTGAGATTGACATTCACTTTGTTCGTGAAAGGGTTGCTCTTGGTCCCGTGAAGGTGTTCCATGTCCCGTCGTCGCATCAATATGCCGATATCTTTACCAAAGGTCTTCCCGCACCActgttgtttcttgattttcaaTCTAATCTGGACGCTCACAAGTCACCGGCTCGGACTGCGGGAGGTGTTAGCGTAGATATAGAAATATCTATGCTTTATGTATATCGCATATTATTTGGTATATATTTGTCCTTATCTTGTAACATACTCTATATATTGATTGAATACAACACCTCCGACTCACGGAGATTCATCAGATTACAATTGTCTCTATTACTCAAATTAACGTGGAATTTTTTAGCAGCCAAAAATTCactagaaaagagaaaacaacatcaaaaccaTATAGAAATCGGAAGAAAACCCTAACACAAAAACTCGAGCGCGTGATACTCACTCGCGGCGATTTTTCTCTTCCAAAAACTTCTCTCTTTTGATCACAACCACTTGCACCGACGGCAGGTCCTCTATCAATCCCGGTGATGATGAGGACCCTACGGCTCATGGCGCTTCATCCGCGACTCCGCATCTTCTCGGCGACACCATGGAAACAAGATCAAGGGGGGCAGTGGAAGGGAGAAGCATCTGCGAGATTCCACTGGTAAGAGCTCTATCGGCGGAATAGCGGCGCAGAGTGGGAGAAGGAGATTCACGGCGAGGAACGGGTGAGAAAGACAGTTAGATCTGGGATCGGAGATTCTGGAGGTTTCGCCGGATCGGTCTCGATAGGGGAGGTAGACTCCGATCCGGCGaggctaagccaccgtcgaaggTCTCTTTATCTACTCCCTACTGTCTTTCTCCCTCACGACTAAGCAAGAACTCTCCTCGACGACGACGGGCTCgattctcttcctcctcctcaacgcggctctacggtggcgggatggaaatggatcttggatcaccatctccgttcggCTAATGTCGTCCAGGCTTACCGGAGGTCCTGATCCGGTAAGCATCCGCAGCTCTGTTGGACGGCGGTTACAGCATGTTCTACGtttgtagattagggttttcagaattcggtttggttcgatTTGTAAACCCaattggttttgtatttcatTGATTTAGTTCGGTTTGATGTAACGGAAATAGCCCACTGGACCATTAAGGGATTTTATATGGACTTATATCCGGAAATAGCCCATtggacatatatttttaatagaataccctttagcaaaacaaaaaaaaacacaaaaagtgtGGTCTAGCTCCTAAAACGATAATAAAGCGCAATATTTTAAATAGGGAACATGAAAAGAATAAAGAATCTCTAGAACCACATATATGAAGATTTGTGCACGTGAAGGAACACCAACTATATAAGATACGTGAAGGAACACCAACTATATAAGATACAACTACAAAgagataattaaattaaaagatttaaagCAAATCTTTATGGGTAGTAAACGAATCATTTAATACATAGGAAATCCTGGAAGAGANNNNNNNNNNNNNNNNNNNNNNNNNNNNNNNNNNNNNNNNNNNNNNNNNNNNNNNNNNNNNNNNNNNNNNNNNNNNNNNNNNNNNNNNNNNNNNNNNNNNNNNNNNNNNNNNNNNNNNNNNNNNNNNNNNNNNNNNNNNNNNNNNNNNNNNNNNNNNNNNNNNNNNNNNNNNNNNNNNNNNNNNNNNNNNCCGGTGATGATGAGGACCCTACGGCTCATGGCGCTTCATCCGCGACTCCGCATCTTCTCGGCGACACCATGGAAACAAGATCAAGGGGGGCAGTGGAAGGGAGAAGCATCTGCGAGATTCCACTGGTAAGAGCTCTATCGGCGGAATAGCGGCGCAGAGTGGGAGAAGGAGATTCACGGCGAGGAACGGGTGAGAAAGACAGTTAGATCTGGGATCGGAGATTCTGGAGGTTTCGCCGGATCGGTCTCGATAGGGGAGGTAGACTCCGATCCGGCGaggctaagccaccgtcgaaggTCTCTTTATCTACTCCCTACTGTCTTTCTCCCTCACGACTAAGCAAGAACTCTCCTCGACGACGACGGGCTCgattctcttcctcctcctcaacgcggctctacggtggcgggatggaaatggatcttggatcaccatctccgttcggCTAATGTCGTCCAGGCTTACCGGAGGTCCTGATCCGGTAAGCATCCGCAGCTCTGTTGGACGGCGGTTACAGCATGTTCTACGtttgtagattagggttttcagaattcggtttggttcgatTTGTAAACCCaattggttttgtatttcatTGATTTAGTTCGGTTTGATGTAACGGAAATAGCCCACTGGACCATTAAGGGATTTTATATGGACTTATATCCGGAAATAGCCCATtggacatatatttttaatagaataccctttagcaaaacaaaaaaaaacacaaaaagtgtGGTCTAGCTCCTAAAACGATAATAAAGCGCAATATTTTAAATAGGGAACATGAAAAGAATAAAGAATCTCTAGAACCACATATATGAAGATTTGTGCACGTGAAGGAACACCAACTATATAAGATACGTGAAGGAACACCAACTATATAAGATACAACTACAAAgagataattaaattaaaagatttaaagCAAATCTTTATGGGTAGTAAACGAATCATTTAATACATAGGAAATCCTGGAAGAGAAACTCCTTGCacgtaaaaaataatataaaaagaagtaaTTATATGGGTCATCTTCACAATCATCAATCATTCATTCCcaacaaaattagaaactagagagagattctaagcaatattttgtttgtttcattgaCATTTTGGAAAGATATGGCACTAAATATGGAAGTTGGATCCATGCACTTTTACGATGAAATCGAACCATTTTGTCGATGGAAGAGAACAGAGGACATCGACATTCTTGAGCTACATCTTCCATCAGGTACATTAATCTTTCGTTCATAATTACTGTAAAATTAGCATTTCGATTATacattctgatttttatttcacaTGATTTGATAGAAAAacttttaacataatttttctgatggttgaaaaaaaaagtaattgttatatattcaattctaccaaagaaaaaaacttatattatagTTAATATATTGAAAAGCTGCATTGCAATTTGCTACAGAAATCTCTTTTTCAACTGAAATTTCATAACAGATTCCACATTGCTATTTGTTTATCACTTTCTCCAAAGATATTGTAATTATACTTTGCTTCCACATTGGTACACTGCTTCTCgttttctttgatttcatttaatttatttggttaatatTGCTGAATCTAGCTAGAAATGTAGACAAATCGTATATAAACtttgttcaaaattttgaaaggtGTTAGTCGGACGTTAGGGATGGAGTACCTAGTGTCTAACGAAAATTTAGGAAAGATTAATCGGATAttagttttagagttatttTATCAAacgaataataaaataaaaatatacagttttaaatatatgtatagtattTTCAGTTTAGGACacaagattaattatttaattcaaTGTAGGGTGacctaaagaaaaaaaccaaatactatactttttattattgaaaaatgGACTTGGGGTTTGTATAGGTTTGAAGAAGGAGCATCTTAAAATACAGATCAACAACAGTGGTATACTTACAATAACAGGAGGTTGTTCGGTAGACCAAAACAAATCAATTAGGTtcaggaaagaaacaaaagttgcaAAAAATTGCGGAAGAAATGAGATTCGTGCAAAGTTCTCAAAGGGAGTTTTGTATGTGATAATGCCAAAGACAAACCCAATAGCAGCTGGTCCCTTGGCTGCTTTGAAAAGAGCCACATCACACTCTAAAGTAGATGATGATATGAGAAATTCACCAAACTGTGTAGGTGAATTTCATAGTAAGTTTGCCTCATTGAGGCAAAGATTATGGAGGAAGAGAGTAGTTGAGGGTGTGGCAGCCATGGTGGTTGTGGCTGGTGCAGTTGTAGGAGTGGTCAAAGCGTACCAATATTTTATGGCATCACCTGTGTGATAAAGATTTAATAAGATCATGGTACATTGTTTCCTGTTCGTATATTGTAATACAAACATATCtcaaatttcattaaaaaaaaagttactctACGTTAAAATAGATTAAGTATATAGAGAAGTATTcttttgatataattaaataagtgacaaaaaaaattgaatatgtaAACACGGATTTAACTGGCACAATGTTTCACACTTTGCTACGAACATGGTTTGACCTTCAATTTGTCAAAGACACTAATATATTAAGAATCCAATTTCTGGTGAAAGAGTTTGGGATTCAGAAGAGAGTGTTTCCTTCTGTCTTCAAACACAGCCACGTCTATATATTGGTTGTTACAAATTAAATACCATGCACAATGTTGTGTCATGCGTTGAGATGGAGGATCAAACTATCAAAGTAGAGTTTGCCCGAGAATAAAGCATTCCCACAATTTTTTGTTCTCTTGGACATGAATCTACTCAGCGGAAGCTCCATCTATTCCCAAGAAGTGATAGCACACGCAGCGATATTCCACACATggaaatagatgaagaacattTACCACAAACTCACATTCAAATTATATAACCTTCTATTCAAGGCATTAACTATGAAAACTATATAACACCATATTGCCCTTAGCGGTTTTGTAAATCTTATGCTAGTATGGATTTGATGAGTATTTGtggaatatataagaaaaagaagcagGCCATTTACATCCATTGGGTCAACAAAGAATAAGCTTACTGTATAATTTTTGAATTGGGTTTCTTATTCCCTTATTTTAGACTGGTTTTAGACCATTCAACTACGATtagatcctttttttttgttttctctttttttttttgtcgaccaCTAGGAGGATTAGCCGATTAGATCTAGTTACGACTTACGAGTAGCGACGTTACTTTACTACTTCAAAGAAagtattgatttcttttttatttaacgTCTTTTTGTTCTTAACATCGACTTCTATGATTTGATCAGTTGTTTGTTTATCAACGAGTTTAGATCTTCTTAAAATTATTCTCAACAAGTTAGGATACAtggatttattaatttaaaattaaacttctCAACATGACAAAAGCAGAAACACAACAAACGAAGACAGATGCACGGTTCTCCTTTCTTTAAACCTGTCTCTAAGAGGATAGGAACAGACTTAATCAATAATACTCAGAAGCAGATCTGTTTTATTTAAACGATTCTCTTCACTTTCTTACCTACAAGTCAAAAATACAGCaattattgaatatttttaacaaaataaatatataaatatatatatatatatagactatataaCACTTTAATAAATAGAGTTTTCAAGAtctaaaatttttcattttcaagatCCAAGAATTATTTCTTCCAAGATCCAAAGCTTATGAGTATATTTGTTCATGATTAACAACTCAgtaaaaaattcaacttattaGATCGACAACTAAATCATACGTAGCTTTTTTTTCAAGATCCAAGACTTATTAGTAAATAGTATTTGTTGAAGATGTATGATTAAAAAAAGTAGTGAAATTAAAGTACCTTAATCGCTGTCGCTGTCACTGCTGCTGCTGTGGTGACCATCGCCATGgtgtttcttctccttcttgtccttcttctttttcttttcaccgTCATGGCTTTTGCCTTCTCCGTCGTGGCTTTTGCCTTCTCCACCGTGGATCTTGTCTTTGATCTTGTCAACGATACCTTCTTTGTGCTCGCCACTCTTGTGCTCATCGACGTGTTTCTTGTGTTCCTCTTCGTGCTTCTTGTGCTCACCTTCCTTGTTGCCTCCTCCAATGTGGAGTGCATCTCCGATCTTGTTGATGAGTCCTgccatatcttttttttgtaaatctctttcttttctattgAATCTCGCTTTAGGTGTTTGGTTGCTTTGACGATAAACTTTGGATCTCAAAGGTCTCTATTTATAGCCCCACAATGGATAATTAATACTACTCTATCACTATCAAGGagatatttttattggtttcttTATTAGTTAGTGCTTactattaagaaaatatatatatatatatatatggcgtGGCAAAGCGGCAAAGATAAGAATAACTCCCAATGAGCTGTACTCTTTTATTGGAATGGAAGTAATAATATTACAATTAATTGGGCTAGATTATGTTcctttaaaaagaaagaagagattatATTCTCTTAGATATTTTCAAATCAACTATGTGGTTGTAATTCtcttttatatcttttaaatgATTCTGAGTTTCTGACTATGGATATACATTATTAGAATTTAGgaccatatatataattcaacaTTACTAGTACATGAAATATTAGAGGAAATAAGATCTGGATTAAAATTGTTTGGGAAAATTCAGCTCTTCTGGTCGACGTACCTCTATGCGTCTCTTTGAACATAAAAGTCTTTTTGGTACACCGGTGACCGGTTGAACTTGTCAAGATGGATAACCCGACCCGATTCTACCCATACTCACGTGAGTTCAAGATTTTCGTAGGCGGGTTCAACCGGACCCATTTATTATAATAGGTTGAATTTATATACtgaaaccaataatataaaatttaatgacTAAATGAGTTATATGgattattcatatataaataaataaaataaaataattaacattaaattcttaacatattatataaaataaattataaagccaaccaaagttttcaatttttagaaaataatatctagttattaaaatagaaagaacatcctaaaatcctaaaaccaaaaatctataaaaccaaaataaaaaagtcattcttaatttaaaataaaactatttttaatttaaaattaaaaaaacacttgaaTCTTTTGTAAATGATCCAGTCAGATTCTTTATAGTCTTCATtcttcatatatacatattatataatattttttttttgtttttcattcttcatatatacataatatatatatatatatattaatatatatattatattttttatatatattattttgtttttttcgattAATCTATGGGTAACCCATAACCCTAATGAATTTACCCTGTTAAACCTATCAAAActcatttatttatatggatataaaaacttaacccatacttgttaaaataatagacaaataaaataaacacagGCTCGGCTCATACCTAGGGCGTGAGGGGCGGTGACTATGggacaaacttttttttttcaaaaaactttaaacaaatggggtccaaaaaaatggaaaaaaaaaattatgttgaaaagggtctaaaaaatttatatgacaAGGGACCAAAAAATTGTTGAGACGGGGATGAATAAATCCATGAGtttttacccattttgacacccttACTTAAACTGTAGACACTTGGACAAATTATCATATTACTTTGGATAAGAACTAATACAAACTAACATTTAataacatgcaaaaaaaaaaatgcacaaaTAAGATAATGCTATCCGAGTTAGtaaatcaatatttatatataaaataatcaaaacaattcttgatagttttttttttgatagttGATACACAATATGTTGAAAAAGATTAAACAATATAAGGAgtgtcaaaaaacaaaaaattggaaCACCACAACGTGGCTGAAATGACTTCGACAGTTCGATCGTATTTTTGCTGCATAATTTGTCTATCCTCTTAACATACTATCCTAACTAATATTTGAAAACTATCGGAGAAtaaactttctttttgtttgcacCGCGTATTTTATCTACTTTCCAATATACCATCCCAATTATTTGAAAACAATTGGAAAATGACTTTTCCTCCCTTTTGTTTTCACAAATTGGAGGAGAATGAATGACAATAACAAAATTTGCCAAAGAGCATTGAAAAGCGTATATACTGTACACTATATAATATTGACGAGAAATCAAAAACGATAAATCCAACCATGTCCTGACTGATGGGTTAAATACGTGCGTATAGTTTGCAGTGTAGTAGAGAATGAATAAATGAAAGACATGGTCGGCCATTTCGTTGTCATACTCGCAAATGATCCTTTGTTAAATATTATTGTTGGCTGTCAGCAACAATATCAGTGACTTTGAAAAGTATTATACTAGTCCTATTATAACGTGTGTATTAAATTACTAACATTcgtaaaacatattaaaatatatatagaattcaCAAAATAGAAGTCTGTTTatcgatttttttaaaaaagtcctgttctttatcaaattttatgttataaataatttaatacattaattagattttttaatatatgaattttattaatcaGATTAGGAGCCACACTATTTGCGGATTTAAATTGTCTAATAAAATTAGATCTACGAGATAAAAATGGGACAAAATAACACATGGTTAACTGATGCATCCCATAATTAAGAATAtttccatttatttatattttaattattattaattatatgatttatcttttaaagtGTCTAGAATATTTCAGAGATTACttaggatttttatggttttcTTATAAATAGACTATTTAGACCTATTGTATTATGAAGTTGATTTctgcttttgagagaaaagtaTTCTCAAATCCTTGTTTTCAATAGATTCAGGAGATCT from Camelina sativa cultivar DH55 chromosome 7, Cs, whole genome shotgun sequence includes the following:
- the LOC104700965 gene encoding uncharacterized protein LOC104700965, translating into MALNMEVGSMHFYDEIEPFCRWKRTEDIDILELHLPSGLKKEHLKIQINNSGILTITGGCSVDQNKSIRFRKETKVAKNCGRNEIRAKFSKGVLYVIMPKTNPIAAGPLAALKRATSHSKVDDDMRNSPNCVGEFHSKFASLRQRLWRKRVVEGVAAMVVVAGAVVGVVKAYQYFMASPV
- the LOC104700964 gene encoding dehydrin HIRD11, encoding MAGLINKIGDALHIGGGNKEGEHKKHEEEHKKHVDEHKSGEHKEGIVDKIKDKIHGGEGKSHDGEGKSHDGEKKKKKDKKEKKHHGDGHHSSSSDSDSD